One region of Alcanivorax sediminis genomic DNA includes:
- a CDS encoding roadblock/LC7 domain-containing protein codes for MTAQSPLGKVGTSIATKQLEKFGQETKGVTSAVLLTNDGFQVASLHLNDESASKLAAMGSSLAAIGQAIAKEASLKECSRMIVESETGVVTVMEVRGVSPPMSLAVVANDASILGQLLWASKECCRSLAEQLSRK; via the coding sequence ATGACCGCACAATCCCCTCTGGGAAAGGTTGGCACCTCTATCGCCACCAAACAGCTGGAAAAATTCGGGCAGGAAACCAAAGGGGTTACTTCAGCGGTACTGCTAACCAATGATGGCTTTCAGGTCGCTTCGCTGCATTTAAACGACGAGAGTGCCAGCAAGCTGGCTGCCATGGGCAGCTCCCTCGCTGCCATCGGGCAAGCCATTGCCAAAGAAGCCAGCCTTAAGGAATGCAGCCGGATGATTGTGGAATCTGAAACCGGCGTGGTGACCGTCATGGAAGTCCGTGGCGTCTCCCCCCCCATGTCATTGGCCGTTGTCGCCAATGATGCCTCCATTCTCGGGCAGTTGCTGTGGGCATCCAAAGAATGCTGTCGCAGCCTCGCCGAGCAACTCAGCAGAAAGTAA
- a CDS encoding Y-family DNA polymerase, translating to MFALVDCNSFYASCERVFRPDLRHAPVVVLSNNDGCVVAGSAEAKALGIRTGVPLFQVRELIRKHGVAVFSSNYTLYGDLSRRVMATLQSLVPTVEVYSIDEAFLDLSMVPEQQLQALGEQLRERVERWVGVPVCVGVAPTKTLAKLANHYAKRRGSGVEVWCAPHDWRDSLAQTPPGDIWGVGRRLAARLADLGVNNGADLAALDYAWVRRHFSVVQARLVRELNGEPCLTLELQPPPRQQIIYSRSFGQAVVSLPPLRQAVNDYTARAAEKMRGEGMLAGRISVWLRTAPMGKPQQLWPDSFSTGLPQASADTRELARLAIQLLERLWKPGLHYGKVGVMLTELCTAEHAQGGLFEANQARQGEKLMTVMDQINRSGKGRVWLAGRGMKAGEQCLWSMRRAHLSPAYTTRLSDLPRVG from the coding sequence ATGTTTGCGCTGGTGGACTGCAACAGCTTCTACGCGTCTTGTGAGCGGGTTTTTCGCCCGGACCTGCGTCATGCTCCGGTGGTGGTGTTATCCAATAACGATGGTTGTGTGGTGGCTGGCTCGGCAGAAGCCAAGGCGCTGGGTATTCGTACCGGTGTGCCGTTGTTTCAGGTGCGCGAGTTGATTCGCAAGCACGGGGTGGCAGTGTTTTCTTCCAATTACACCCTGTATGGCGATCTTTCCCGGCGCGTTATGGCTACGTTGCAATCGCTGGTGCCGACAGTAGAAGTGTATTCCATTGATGAAGCCTTTCTGGACCTTTCCATGGTGCCGGAGCAGCAGCTGCAGGCACTGGGCGAGCAGTTAAGGGAGCGGGTGGAGCGCTGGGTAGGCGTGCCGGTCTGTGTTGGCGTGGCGCCCACCAAGACGCTGGCCAAGCTGGCCAATCATTACGCCAAGAGACGGGGGAGTGGCGTGGAGGTGTGGTGTGCTCCGCACGATTGGCGAGACTCTCTGGCGCAGACGCCTCCGGGGGACATCTGGGGAGTGGGGCGACGGCTGGCTGCACGGTTGGCAGACCTGGGCGTGAACAATGGTGCGGATCTGGCGGCGCTGGATTATGCCTGGGTACGACGGCACTTCTCTGTAGTGCAGGCGCGCCTGGTACGGGAGTTGAACGGTGAGCCTTGTCTGACCCTCGAGCTGCAGCCGCCACCACGCCAGCAGATCATTTATTCCCGTTCGTTTGGTCAGGCGGTGGTATCTCTACCGCCACTGCGTCAGGCAGTGAATGACTATACTGCCCGGGCGGCAGAGAAGATGCGGGGAGAAGGCATGCTGGCCGGACGCATTAGCGTCTGGTTGCGCACCGCCCCCATGGGCAAGCCCCAGCAGCTGTGGCCGGACTCGTTCAGTACCGGGCTTCCTCAGGCGAGTGCCGATACCCGAGAGCTTGCTCGGCTGGCCATACAGTTGTTGGAGCGGCTGTGGAAGCCGGGGCTGCACTACGGCAAGGTCGGTGTGATGCTGACGGAGCTATGTACGGCGGAGCATGCCCAAGGTGGTTTGTTTGAGGCGAACCAGGCCAGGCAGGGGGAGAAGCTGATGACGGTGATGGATCAGATCAATCGTAGCGGCAAGGGCCGTGTCTGGCTGGCAGGACGGGGGATGAAAGCCGGGGAGCAGTGCCTGTGGAGCATGCGTCGGGCACACCTGTCACCGGCCTATACCACGCGGTTGAGTGATCTGCCGCGGGTTGGTTGA
- a CDS encoding DUF3336 domain-containing protein, translated as MKGTLKQLERAIDHAQNYSEWYEASQEHDRLSGADEWKEIDRSPHYDYELIRNRLWQIRQARERGDVNKLVFHLHEGLHGNLGNISNPHLYQNSRVGTKHLIENYLTEVTTALNYLCDTNFKEFGLKEKLDFFENTGQAFGQSCLMLSGGAALGLFHIGVARCLWEQDLLPTIISGSSAGSIIASVVGTHNDEELKLKLEPENIYLEAFKVLGWKGLIRGTPVLDGDHLEACLEENIADMTFEEAYRHTGREINITVSPYDRNQHARLLNWRTSPNVLIRKASLASCAIPGIYPPVSLWAKNMDGERVPYIPGRKFVDGSIVDDLPIRRLSRLYGVNHSIVSQTNPHVVPFLSRRDTASSLSVMGDWALRNASMNIRYALKLIQNRVASNDVGLMIDKAKSMVTQKYIGDINMIPPRQPLNALRVLSNPTLQDVRNYIRKGEQATWPKIEMVANTTMISRTFRDCRARLDRIEERMLDQVPMSVV; from the coding sequence ATGAAAGGCACGCTCAAGCAACTGGAACGCGCCATTGACCACGCACAAAACTACAGTGAGTGGTATGAAGCCAGCCAGGAACACGATCGCTTGTCCGGTGCGGATGAATGGAAGGAAATCGACCGCTCCCCCCACTACGATTACGAGCTGATCCGCAACCGCCTGTGGCAAATTCGCCAGGCCCGTGAGCGCGGCGACGTCAACAAGCTGGTCTTCCACCTGCATGAAGGCCTGCACGGCAATCTGGGCAACATCTCCAACCCGCACCTTTATCAAAACAGCCGGGTCGGCACCAAGCACCTTATTGAAAACTACCTGACAGAAGTCACCACCGCCCTTAACTACCTTTGCGACACCAATTTCAAGGAGTTCGGGCTCAAGGAAAAGCTGGATTTCTTCGAAAACACCGGGCAGGCCTTCGGCCAGAGCTGCCTGATGCTGTCTGGTGGCGCTGCGCTGGGCCTGTTCCACATTGGTGTGGCCCGTTGCCTCTGGGAGCAGGACCTGCTTCCGACCATCATCTCCGGATCCAGTGCCGGCAGCATCATTGCTTCCGTGGTCGGCACCCACAACGATGAAGAGCTCAAGCTCAAGCTTGAACCCGAGAATATTTACCTGGAAGCCTTCAAGGTGCTGGGCTGGAAGGGCCTGATCCGCGGTACCCCGGTGCTGGATGGCGACCATCTGGAAGCCTGTCTGGAAGAAAATATTGCCGACATGACCTTTGAAGAGGCCTACCGGCATACCGGACGGGAAATCAACATCACCGTCAGCCCCTACGACCGTAACCAGCACGCACGCCTGCTCAACTGGCGCACCTCACCCAACGTGCTGATTCGCAAGGCCTCCCTGGCCTCCTGCGCGATTCCTGGCATCTATCCGCCAGTCTCCCTGTGGGCCAAGAACATGGATGGTGAGCGAGTGCCCTACATTCCCGGTCGCAAGTTCGTGGACGGCTCCATTGTGGATGACCTGCCCATTCGCCGGTTATCCCGGCTCTATGGGGTCAACCATTCTATCGTCAGCCAGACCAACCCCCATGTGGTGCCGTTCCTGTCTCGCCGTGATACCGCCAGTTCACTGAGTGTCATGGGCGACTGGGCACTGCGCAATGCGTCCATGAATATTCGCTATGCTCTCAAGCTGATTCAAAATCGTGTGGCATCCAACGATGTGGGGCTGATGATCGACAAGGCCAAGAGCATGGTGACCCAGAAGTACATCGGCGACATCAACATGATTCCGCCGCGGCAACCCCTGAATGCCTTGAGAGTACTGAGCAACCCCACCCTTCAGGATGTGCGCAACTATATCCGCAAGGGCGAACAGGCCACCTGGCCCAAGATAGAAATGGTCGCCAACACCACCATGATCAGCCGCACCTTCCGCGATTGCCGTGCCCGCCTGGACCGCATCGAGGAGCGCATGCTGGATCAGGTACCCATGTCAGTGGTTTGA